The genomic DNA tatcggcgctcaagagagacccctagtgtcgcttctctgacacaacgtggagagagcgacagaaggggaacatatttttctgatgatttgttttgcatgtttttccttcttgatggcatattttgttctggacatctacgATAttacattggattattcagccaagcaagctcttgtgtttaggaaacctgtttgTATACTGTCATTACTTTTGTAATTCTATTATTTGCCACTAAAGGTACAGAAATTATACAATGCTGAATTTTTCTTTTAATGCTCTTGTCCTCACTCATGATAATCAATAACAAACCAAATAAATGGCTTGATACCATCCATCTTAGTGTTATCATGAACATGTTTTGAATCAGGCAGCACGCAGGCGTACACAACACCAGGCATCATCCATCATTCCATTTCCGGAAGAACAACTTTACTCATGTGGATGTCGATACTTTTAAAACTACGTGTACACAGGCATATTAAAGTATTGTATCACCTCTGTTAGATTAGCACTGTTGGATTTAGGGTGTTTGACTGAAAATGTGAGTGCTCACAGGGAGGGGAGGGACTGTGTTTATGGGCTGATCCCTTGACTTGCCCTAAATTGCCTTGTTTGCTCAGCACATGCACAGAAACAGATGCTGCTTTACTGCGCTGGGTCATTCACTCCATCTCCTGGTGCTTAGTGAAAGACCTCCCTGGTTACCCTTTTTCtagaacacacaaatacatacacacacacacacacacacacacacacgtatacactgTATTTGATGCAACTAATAAAAAGCAACCATTTTATTCACACAAGTGACATGCTGTCATTACGAAATGGTTTCATTTAAGTGGTAAGCGATTTAGAAAGAATTTATCCAGTTTGGCTGGGGTTAATGAGACTGCCATCATTTACTAATTATTGTCTGGCTTCCTGAAAACCTGTGTTAACTGAGGGAGCACCCTACCCCCTGGAGAGGAGCTGGTCTGTGGAGGATGAAGCAGACATGTCATTTAGAGCTTTGTTACGAAGCTCTGTGCTCCCTGGCCTAGATTATTATGATTAAGATCCACCTAGCAGACGACTGTCCAATTGTCACCTTCAATAGAGCATTAGATCTGGAAGGGCACATGAGTTAGTCAATGGGAGGGTGACAATTCATTGTGCCACCAAACAAATGCTCATTGCTGTAATGCCCAGATTACGTTGCTGTCATCTGGTGCCATGACTGACTCAGATTCATTGCTAAAAGGCTCCTCTcattattaattcaaaatataagCACTAGTATAGTATATAAGATAACTCGACACCATGTGGTTTGACATTTGTTTAAAGGTTTCtcttttttgtttcattcttATTGCAGATCTAACCTCGTATGATTACTGTAAGAAAGGTGATATAGGGGAATGTGCTCCTGCTTTTTCAGGATGTCACATTGGATCATGATACAAGTGGTGGTATACTGACCGCAGTCCCATCTCTTCTGACAAATGTAGGTTTGGTCAGGGGGTTTCAAAATGTACAGGCCCAAGAACCCCCAAACAAGACTCTCAGGCAACACATGGAGCAACCCAATATAAAGAAAAATCTCTGGAATAGATTAAAATTACTTTTCCGTTTTTATTTCTTACTATGGCtgtcaatacaataaaataattgtgattaaactaatgatttctgaatgaaacagtaataatgtcaaataatgtcaacatttttacactttttttttcctctgGAATTTTTAGGGGATTTTTAGGGGACCCCCCCTAGCACCCCATTACGGCCCCTAGGGGTCCCCAGACCCCAATTTGAAAACTTCTGCCATAATGCATGTGAATTGTGACTGGAATATCAAGctcaaaacagacaaaaaaacgaaacaaaacataaaactacAGTTAAAGTAATTGACATGACTCATGCGCTATATTCTTAAGTTGTTTTTCACTCGCAAATCAAATAATTAAGCACTTAAATCAAATATGGCTGTAACGGATGGTTGTTGAGATGAGACGGGAAAtgctggatctaaatgcaggcttttaatgatgatgataatagtGAAACAAACAGACACGAACCAACAAAGAAATGCAAAACTAGCGTGCATCCACGCAGGCTTTTGTGGTCAGTCCTTCGGTTTTCGGTGAGTGCTGCTAGAGAGAAGTCAGCTTTCATTACAAATGAAGTGCTGCGCTGCCAGACGGGGGAGGGTCTACGTGCTGATATGCATTCTATCAGGATGATTCATGCAAATTATGCACATTATTCCTGTAGGAATTTCCACTGAAACTGCCTATAGAAATTGCCGGAAATTAGACATAAAATTCACTGTGTCTGGAGTGCAAGGTGAAGGCCACAAGGAAGCCAAGGACACTGGACAAGTTGTtactcagtttgtgtgtgtgtgtgtgtgtgtgtgcagtgtgtgtgtgtgcagtgtgatgAATGTTGTGTGTATAGTCACATATAGTCTTGTGTGTGTGGCACTCATGGATGCAAATATACACAGTTGTGTTCATTAAAGGATTTTTCTTTACTAATAGACTCAAGACATTTTCAGTCACATGTCTGATAATGAGGCCATGAAATGAACATAATGAGTGTTACACTAAACATATCCCCAGCTGTTGCATCTTACCCCCCTCCCCTTTCCTGTTGTAGCATTTAATCATGtgatatattaaaatagaatatTATCATAACTTGTAGCAGACAGCTCAGTTGACCCAGaaacatttattaacacttattaacaAGCTCGTCTATGTTTAATACTTTGGGTTCAATCTGAAGAACAAATAAATATCATCCACAAAAagtgaaattattaaaaaaaacatcatttaacCCTCAGGTTCTGTTTGGAGCCTGAGAGTACTTAAAAAGTACCGCCCAAATGTTTGATAACACTTGATATAATGTCATGTTCttcatataaaaataatcttCTACTTTATAGGCAACAAAATCCTTAATgattaaaatgcatattttattattattacattacatgttatatattattatttattattattattatatattttaatactcaTTAGAAAAACAGATCCTTCCACAAACACCATAAGCAGTGAAGAATATAAATGTGTACATTAACACTGGGTTCCAATAATCAGGGGGTTTGCTTAAACTCCATATGTCCACTTTGTGCCTCACATGGCTGATCCTGTGTGCCTGGCCTGTCTCACTTGGGCAGAACTATCATATGGAGTGAGGGAAAAGTGCTATGAATGTTTCATGTGCCAACTGACTCCCCTGGTAATGATGTTGTCCCACTGGCACTTTACACTTGCCCCTACAGCCACAATTAATGAATATCAAAGTTGGAAATGAATTTCACCCTGATTGTGCTTTAACAACGTTTGAGGGTCAGTGACCGCATGTTGAGCAGACAGCAAACCTTCGATCAGCCTGTTGTGATCGTCCAGAACAGGTGTTGCACTCTTTCGTCAAAGCCTTTTAGAAGTGCTCATATACCTGGCCTGCTTTATATAAGCACAATAATATTCAAATACCATTTACAGAagtaaaaattaataataaattagtaaATTGACATGGCAAGAATCTGACTGTGATCACACTTTGTCTGTTTTTTATATTTGGAACAAATATGGTGATTATGTTACAGCAGTTTAATGTACTGCCCCCTATATTTTCTTACTTTGAGATATATGGTTGCTTCAATCTTATCTGAGTTAAGAATGctttactttaaatatattgaaaCCAAATTACACATTTAATGTGCCATATCCCCCAAACTGTCTTTAATTGGGCTAAACCAAACACTCTGGGTATGCTATGAATTTTAACGTTTTCCTCCAATACACAAATCCTAACAAGACATATGTATGAGTGCATGAAACATACTATCTTTAGGTGGTCCATTACTTTTGACCTCATGTGAAAGACTAATCTTTTTCTAACAGCACTGTCAATTAGAACCTAGTCTAAGCAAAGCTGTAGTCACAGGAATCTCCAAGAAAATCAGATTATAATTTAAAGAAGGACAGTGTTGGAAAGAGATTAAGATTGTACAACTGTCTATTAATCTCATTCATCCAGACTATAGACATACTTGACAAATGTAATTCAGTAATtccttgttcattttttttttttaaagaataggtcATAATCAACAAATAACAGAATGAGACAATGAATCTTAAAATATGTTCAGTACTTTCATTAACACAAATCTGGTATAATTAGaccacataaataaatataactaaaACCTTAAATATTTTTAGggccaaatacataaatgcaagatgcatatttattttatacatttattatatatatatggcagccaaaagtttggaataatgttcagattttgcttttatggaaagaaattggtacttttattcactaaagtggcattcaactgatcacaatatagtcTGGACTTTAATGACATGAacaattaatattacaatttgaaaaaaaaactacttcaaatagctctcatcataaaatcctccatgtgcagcaatgacagctttaaagatccttgccattctagcagtcagtttgtccagatactcaggtgacatttcaccccacacttcctgtagcacttgccatagatatgGCTGtcatgtcgggcacttctcacactccttacagtctagctgatcacacaaaagctcaatagggtttaagatccataacactcttttccaattatctgttgtccaatgtctgtgtttcttgcccactctaaacttttctttttctgcttcaaaagtggattttactttgcaattcttcccataagtcctgtacccctgagtcttctctttactgtacatgaaactggtgttgagcaggtagaattaaatgaagctgtcagctgaggacatgtgaggcatctatttctcaaactagagactctgatgtacttatcctcttgtttagttgtacatctggtcttccacatctctttctgtccttgttagagccagttgtactttgtctttgaagactgtagtgtacacctttgaattaaatcttaattgttttgacatttcaAGTATTTTATAGccgtcattcctcaaaacaatgattgactgatgagtttctagaggaaagctgttttttttttttgccatttttgacctaatattgaccttaagacatgccagtctattgcatactgtggcaactcaaaaacaaacacaaagacaacattaagcttcatttaatgaaccaaatagctttaaactgtgtttgatataatggaaagggattttctagtaccaaattagcaatttagcatgattactcaaggataagatgttggagtgatggctgatggaaatggggcctgtctagatttgatcaaaaatccctttttttcaaatagcgatggggctgtatttttttttcatcattaatgtcctgactatactttgtgatcagttaaatgccactttggtgaattaaagtaccaatctgtgcattattccaaactttaggaatatttatacatacactCTTGCTGTTTCGAGAGAAAGTGGAACAATGCACAAGTTATTATTACATCATCATTATCTTTAAATGGTATTTCTGgcttttactatttatttatttttttcatgggtTTGAAATTGTACAGGGTGCGGACAGAATTCGAACCCAAGTCTCCCACATGAGCATCACAATGTTGAAGCAAAAGCTCTAACCGTGGTGCCACGGCTATGACACACAAATGAATTATGTCTGTGctcctaaacattgacaaaacCATTTCTAGCAATATATCTTTGAGTTAAAGAGCGCTTAAGCTTCTGGTTATTTCACTCTCTGTTCCTATTTCCATTTTAACAACAGCCTCTCTTTGAATACTGGCATCATGCTCTCCCCTGACCAAGTTTGAATTACAGTGTGTGACATTGGGGTAGTGTCGCATGCATagcatatttcattttttttttttttttttggttaaagaaCAGAGGATGTTCTTTATGATTCAATTCCAAGACTTTGAGTCTGATGAAGATACAATGAAGACAGTCCAATAGAATAatctaatgtatattttgaatatCCTTGTCTCCCGCCTACATCACATATCTATTACAAATAGGTGCCCTGGTTGCTCATGATATGGTAAATTGGATATTTTATGGTTTATGAAAGGCACTTTTTTATCTTTTACTTTTATTCATGACCACTGAAGCTGCATTGCAGACATGGTAAAGACAAGTTAAGCTTTATTAGATTCATAAATACAAACACTGCTGTTGATTCTGTGTCACTGTTATCTGGTGGTTATCTCTTATACAGTTGCCTCATTGGCTTTgagttttatttgtgtttgagtGATACAAGCTCAATAATGCAATGATgcttattaaaattaaatgtggAAACTCAGAATCAGGGAATGCAGGGACACTTATGATTTAGATGAGAACATAAAGGAAGTTAACTGCCTTTACATGGCTCAAGAGAATTCAAACAACTCTTTATGAATCTGATCCTAATTCTCTGTAGAATTAATCCCTTTGTCATGAGCTAATCGCTGTATTAAATAATGCATTGCTCCTCAATCTATAATTAATGCACTCACATTGACTCTGATTATTGCCCCACTCTGATGCCCCTGTTAAGGTATGTGGAGAGGCAATGCTGGTAAATAAAAAGTTACACTGGGAAAGTGAACATGGGAAAGAGTGATGAAAATCATGTAAATGGGGTCTTAGAAGTAGTTGACTCCACACAGTAATTGCTGACAGTATTTATCCAGgcaaggctttgtgatggctgATTTCCACTGCCCCTGATTAATGACTACAGCGTGTGTCTCCTCATCTGTGCTGTGCAGAGAATGAGAATGGACAGAGTAATACTGTAATGCCAGTGCTTTCCAAATGGCTAATTGGAACATTGGAAAGAGTTAAGATGTTTCAAAAATACATTCCAGTCTTATGATtgtgtaataacatgtttttgtcaatttatatcaaataaaaaattaataattttgtgtttgagaacttttgattttattgtgttttgttattatttatagtatgtttacatttatttctatAAGAAATTTTTATTATCTGAGTAGGCCTACCCATTGCATCCTAATGCTATGCtaattgctatttttttttttttttttttttttatctgtcttaATGTTCCTTTTTCCccttgttttaatgttttgtgaTCCATTCAAAATTTAATGGGCAGAGAGAAATGCACAATTTCCTCTACTGCGCATCCGATTTCATTTGATTATTGTCATTGTCAAATGTGTAAAATTAGTCTCATTAATCTGTAAGGTGGTTGTAAGGTCATCCCGtgtaaactgagagagagagaatttctaGTTAAAAACTATCCTCTGCCCCTGGTAATCCTCTCTCGTGCTCAGTACCATCTTGTTCTTCTCTCATTGTCCCAACTGATTGAAAAGGTATTTCCGGTGACGTACTTTTCTTGAAATGGTTGTGATGTCATGCAGCAACACAGAGCGCGATGTTTTGCTACTTGGAGACTCGCAGTTAAAGTGTTGGTGCTGTCCCTGGTGCTGAACACAACGATGATGGGAAGTGTGCTGAAAACATTTTGTAACTGTTTAAGAGTTCGTTAAAAAGTTCTGTACTAATGGTACTGCCAAAATGTATCACTTTCTGGTGATAAGAAAGATAAGATGTTGTCACAAATCGGGAGAATTTTGTAACCCCCCATCTTTTCCTCTTTGAGCTGTTTAATAGCAAAAAGCCTCGCGAATATATCCAGCTGCttacattttcacacattatatatatatatatatatatatatatatatatatatatatatatatatatatatatacttatatatatatatatatatatatatatatatatatatatatatatcctaattGTTTTGTGACTTCCAGGCGCTGCGTCAACCCGGTTGCTGTTTAATTCATTGTGTATTCAGTGTATTTTAAGTTAACGGTTCTGAAGTTGTATCCATAGGGTGTCACATAATTATAACgttgatttttgtcataatagcCTTTAAATAGTTGTATTTCATAAACAATCTTATATTTAATATGACCTTtcctgttgtattttatttatttatttttatttcggtTTTGTCTGTTTTTATAAGTATGCACGtggaaataatacattttattgattattCTATGGCTATAAAATTAGCGCAATTATAGCTATTGACATAGTTGGAGCCAAAATATTTAGCTTAAGTAGCCTACGTTTAAAAATGCATATAACTAATTTAATCACTGGCTTACTTCAACATTCTTGAAACGTCTAAAAGTAAAACTTGGAcgggttttaaatttttttttttttttttttacatggtgtTTTCAATGGGAATTAAGTTTCTAAATCGAAACAGAGTTGATAGTTTAAATCACTTCTAATCAGCATCACGTGAAAGGGCATCGTCCTGTCCGTATAAATATCTCTATCATTGTGATAGACATCCGAGGTCGAACAATGCAAACTAATGACACTGATGCTGATGACTGTTTCCTGTGATTAAAGACACCCAATTACGGCAGTGTCGTTATTATGTTCCATAATCACATTCAGCAGGTTTAATTGCCTTAACGATGTGTTTAATTAAAAGGAATATAGGTATTACAGACGACAGTTTGATATACTGTTGTATTCAAATTAACATTATTAGACGTCGCTACGGATTTCTTTAGATAATCGTGACCGAGGTGACTAAGCTTTATCCGATAATACTAACAGACATTCTCCTTTGGTCGTGGGGTTATTGCTGCCCATAACGTCTGCCCTTTTTTCCTAGGTCTTTGtccgtttatatatataaatatatatataataaaaatcacaACACATTTCTTATTCAAAGAGATCAACTAAATATCTGTCTTATTGCTCAAACTTGCTAAAACGTAAAGCGAATCATACAATTATTGTTGCCAGATGTCGAGGTTTGTTTATTCACAGACTACATCTGAAATGtcctaaaacacattttaagcgGCGTATTGATCTGAGAATCTCTTTTGAGCGAGCAGGGACCATTAATCACTTTACTAGAAGCTTCACAGCATAGAACCAGGCGACATGATATGTtgaatcaaaatattttaataaagctttcCAATACATCAACACATACAAATGGCCCTCTGCGGTCATTGAAACGAATATATCTACATTGCTTCCAGCCTTAACCTGATAACAAGCTGAAACCTGAACACGTCCCTAGCCAAACTGCATGTGTTTGTAAAAAGCCAAATCGTCGAAATTTACAGCAAAGATGACAATGAATAATCAGACCAGGCATGCAGACCCACTTGATTTCATCCATTTAGAGAAATTAAAAGCCAAAAACAACTTTTAAGACTCCaccaaacaaacaatatattatattacaattttaaatgtcTAATCTCAACTAAGCTTTCGAAATAACATTTATAGGCTACTCTGGAATAAAGTTTGTAATTGTGTGCAGTCCAGTAGTAGCTACTCTGCTCTCCACGACACATCCAGCTGCTATAAAATACAGATGCCACTTGAGAAAGCAAATATTTTCATAACATAAATTCAAAGTAGCAAGAATACCTATTATTGCAGGTTAGAGTAAAAACCGTAAAAAATTTGGCGTCATGAACAGGGTTAAACATGGTTGCAAGTTGTCAGGTCATTCTGAAGGGTCCACATTGATGCTGATAATGAACTGTTTCTTTTGCCCCCATTCACTATCAGACACATACTTTGTTTGGTTTTATCTCTCTCCCGCCATCACTTAAAGTATACAGCAAGCTATCCCTTACACAAGCAGTTGTTGAACAAACGTGTTTCTTTGAATGAAGTTGTTTGCAAGTGTAAGAAAAGTTTTAAGCGTTCTGGCAAACACTGACATCAGTCTCTCTTTAATAGTCGTTTCGTTGGTTAAGTCATACATTTTCTCATGTGCTTCTACGAGAGTCAGTAGAGTCTAAGGCTTGTCAGTGCATTGCTTACAGAGGCTGGAGGTGACATTGTTGAAAAGGGCACATTTGTCTGGACAGGATGATGCTGCAACTCCGGCGGGGAACGGGTAACCGGTCGTCTGCTCGTATGCGCTTAAACCAGGTGTGAGAGCCGTGGTCGCGGGCAGAGAGGCAGCAGAGATAGCCTGGCCTTGGTTGAGATAAGCAACCAGCCGTCTCATCTCCTCCAGCGCCTGTGCCTGCATAAGGATGTAATTTTTGGCTAAAAGCAAGGTGGCAATTTTGGAGAGTTTCCGTACAGATGGGCTGTGCGCGTAAGGGATCACTCCCCGCAGTTCATCAAGCGCATCGTTTAGATCGTGCATTCTTCTTCTCTCCCGGGCGTTGATGTTTAGCCTCAGAACTTTCTGCTCTTTGTTTTTCTTACCTCCTTCAGACTTGCCACCGGACACCGCCGTTCTCCCGTCTGGCATGAGCATCATCTCGCATCGGTCGTCGCTGTCATCGTCCTGGCTCTGCTCTCCACCGCTGCTCTCCGCAGCCGATGTCCTGTTTGCGCTTTCGCCATACTTTACGCACAAAGATCCGGTCGGCAGACCTAGCGTTCCCGCTCTCCCTCCCGTCAGTCCCCCGGGCTGAACCGGGTCTGGGTCGGTCTGGTCGAAACAGCTGATTGGCGACTGACCGTCCCTGGAAGCAAGATCAATACCCACAGCCGATCGAAAAGAGCCCATCTTTTTGCTAGAGACTGCGCTGAGAGTTTTGTGAAAAATGTCTCCACCCAAGTTTATTCTCCTGTCCATAGTCTCTAAAAAGTCAGATGTGATAAGGCTTCACTCAGCCACGCTCCTCAGAGAAGTTTCTACTTTATGAAGTGGATTTGATGTTGATGGCTGCTCCACTTGTCAAGTGAGGTGCAGAGACAGTAGCTCCTCCTAAAGTGCTCTACACTGCGTTTATCGTGTTGAGACACACACTTTGTAGATCTCGGCAGcgatcagcatcagcaacagaaggGGGAGTCTTTTACATCATTATCTCAAGTCGGGCTTTTAATATGAAGAAGACTCGCCTATCGGGATTGAGTGCGCGCTACCCAATCAGGTTAACGTTTTAATTAATGGGATTAAAACGGTAACAAACAATCCCGGGTGTGCGCACTTCAATCTCCTCAGATCAGACGAGTTTCTTACAGCTTCACAAAAGCATCCTAGCTCGCCCTCTGTGATCACGTCTGAAAGGACTTGGTATGCCTTTTTGTTTCCAATGAGCAACTGTACTGTGTCATGACTCAAAGCGTGCCTTGCAGATAAATAGgactacagtatataaatacagGCTCCCAAATAGACTTTTCCGCGCAGCATTTGAAGTGCTTTTTAAGTACTGCTTCACTCGTCGATATCCCAAAAACGAGACCATTGATGATCTTGTGTTTTCATTAGATTACACGAATCCtctgaattaaatgtaaaaatctgtAAAGCAGTAGtcacggaaaaaaaaaaaaaaaaaacattttcattttaaaaatgacttGGCCACCAGGCTACTTCATTATAGGAAAAGAACAGAATTCCCCTGGTCGGTGGAATCGTTTATCACGAGACAACAGTCCAGTGTATGATTATAGATATGATTTTGATCTTTGATATAGAAAGTCAAGCCCAAAATATCAGTATGAGCCAGGAATGAAAAACTCATTGCATTTTGGtttgttatttttcattatttgtgtGAAACATTAGCCTAATTTACATATTTCCCTAAAGTTTGccataaattatttgttttgtttacatttagtgCCAGGCCATGATAATTAACGAACTTATTGGCCAaggctttaaaaagaaaaataacgcTTATTTGTGAGCTGAAGTCGCCGCCATGTGGTGACTACATACATTGCAACACCAATGTCTCGGTCACGATAAACATTTTGTTCAAATATGGCAAGGTGTTATCAGGGGTTATCAAACTTTTCGATGCTAGGGACTCCAGGAAACTCGCTAATTTTACTGCGTGATAGTAATAACTTAGAATAATAACTTTGATATCATAAATATAATATGAGCATGGACATTAAATCATTTGCATAATATTATCTAAGAATCTTTTtcatataatcttttttttttcactattaatatttgtttgtaaatctgaagataatttttttaaaataggcAATGTAGCCTATTCTGTAAAACacttaacaaaattaaaaaaataaatagaaataaaatgttatatatatatatatatatatatatatatatatatatatatatatatatatatatatatatatatatatatatatatatatatatatatatatatatatatatatatatatatatatatatatatatatatatatatatatatatatatatattttttttttaattatttatttatttattttttttttttgaggaccCCTAGTACCCCTTGCGGCCCCTTAGAGGTTGTCCAGCCACATTTTGAAAACTTCTGGAATAATGAATCTTGcgttgaccagttacatttttattcagatttcttaTTTATATCTGGTGGAGTGTATTTGCTTTTTTTCAAgtcataaataaacatattttgcaGGTCTCTTGCAAACTTTGTATTTAGCTATTATATAAGGGCCTTGGTTGAAGTTTAGCTGTGTGCTCCTAAACACTTTGTGAGACAGAAGaccataacattttaaattatgggCAGACATTTGTTATTGGCTTTTTCTAattaactctttttttattttattagttttattttacaCAAGCTATTGCTTGACCAGACTTAATAAAACCAACAAAATTTCACTCAAAAAATAGTAACGATTTCTAATCATATGGATggaatattttattcaaattctACTATTTAAACAATATGTTATAACAAAATGAGTAGATTTTTTTGTGTTACAATATAATAGATAGCCAACAAAAAGAAACACCTTTATGCCCAATCAAACAGAGCTAATGAGACAAGATGAGCTACAAG from Xyrauchen texanus isolate HMW12.3.18 chromosome 41, RBS_HiC_50CHRs, whole genome shotgun sequence includes the following:
- the LOC127634600 gene encoding class E basic helix-loop-helix protein 22-like: MDRRINLGGDIFHKTLSAVSSKKMGSFRSAVGIDLASRDGQSPISCFDQTDPDPVQPGGLTGGRAGTLGLPTGSLCVKYGESANRTSAAESSGGEQSQDDDSDDRCEMMLMPDGRTAVSGGKSEGGKKNKEQKVLRLNINARERRRMHDLNDALDELRGVIPYAHSPSVRKLSKIATLLLAKNYILMQAQALEEMRRLVAYLNQGQAISAASLPATTALTPGLSAYEQTTGYPFPAGVAASSCPDKCALFNNVTSSLCKQCTDKP